In a single window of the Littorina saxatilis isolate snail1 linkage group LG5, US_GU_Lsax_2.0, whole genome shotgun sequence genome:
- the LOC138966532 gene encoding transmembrane protein 59-like: MAALQNILLLVVVAFGLCYASSVFDRVIDGVDSCRETCDKTYSAHTYEHGDQADSCRRGCRFYAIMSFINNHNDENTSMTDCVSSCEEAYGNTTGEDSACKMGCNNQRHVPTPKHGSDQDEPSVHVLYPLMYMHGVYSNMIDKVYHHMEVSWSLFLQADNGQLVVVRSAPHAVEFVPSELEDIPDSLPWMDDKTSTYMETNIASQDNSATPLLNFGASQMGAARNEEGLRLNVDDAARSDWLTCVARKTGIARIILCFLILSTAIVMIWFCLTAAATAPEQHLSINGDLEYLREKDSFKLLHPQARVEARPLPVKIRVERI, from the exons ATGGCTGCGTTGCAAAACATTctgcttcttgttgttgttgcttttggaCTTTGTTATGCCTCCAGCGTGTTTGACAGAGTGATTGATGGCGTTGATAGCTGTAGAGAAACATGTGACAAAACGTACTCGGCGCACACTTACGAACAT GGTGACCAAGCTGACAGCTGCAGGAGAGGATGTCGCTTCTATGCTATCATGTCCTTCATCAACAATCACAATGATGAAAACACCTCAATGACAGATTGTGTGTCTA GCTGTGAAGAAGCATATGGCAACACTACTGGTGAGGACTCTGCATGCAAGATGGGCTGCAACAATCAACGCCATGTTCCCACACCAAAGCACGGGTCAGACCAG GATGAGCCGTCAGTACACGTACTGTACCCCCTGATGTACATGCACGGAGTGTACAGCAACATGATTGACAAGGTGTACCATCACATGGAGGTCAGCTGGTCACTCTTCCTGCAGGCCGACAACGGGCAGCTGGTGGTTGTGCGGTCTGCGCCACACGCTGTTGAGTTTGTGCCCAGTGAATTGGAGG ATATACCAGACAGTTTGCCGTGGATGGACGATAAGACAAGCACCTACATGGAAACCAACATTGCCAGTCAGGATAACTCTGCCACTCCCCTGCTTAACTTTGGAGCCTCACAGATGGGGGCCGCTCGTAATGAGGAGGGCCTTCGCTTGAACGTAGATG ATGCTGCGCGGTCTGACTGGCTGACCTGTGTAGCAAGGAAGACGGGCATCGCTCGCATCATCCTGTGCTTCCTCATCCTGTCCACAGCCATCGTCATGATCTGGTTCTGCCTTACTGCCGCTGCCACCGCCCCAGAACAG CACCTGAGCATCAATGGTGATCTTGAGTACCTGCGTGAGAAAGACTCCTTTAAACTTCTGCACCCCCAGGCCAGAGTTGAGGCCCGACCACTGCCAGTCAAAATTagagtggagcgaatctga